AGCGTTCCGAAAGGCGGCACCGAGATCAAGATCATCAATTATGGATCTTCACTCGAACGGGCGAAATGGTGGCACCTGCAGCTGATGCAAACCCGCTCCCATCTCGGCACATTCATGCACTCCAATTGATGTTCAAGAATTGATAGGGTTCCTGCTATTGACATTTGTCGAGCTGAATGACAACGGGGGTCGCTCATGAATCGCTTCAGCCTGCGCTACCTGCAGACTGCTGCTTTGATCACGACATGCGTCCTGGCAGCCACGCTCAGCGCCCAGCCCGCAGCCGCCTACCCGGCCGACACCACGCGAGCCGCGATGGCCGCATACCTGCACGAGCACCCCGGCGGCACACCGATCAGCGACCGCGACATCGCCTACGGCGGCGGCACCTTCATCGTTACCGTCACCCGCGCCCAAGCCGGACACGCCCTCGCCGCAGCCGACTGCCCGTCCGGCTGGTTCTGCTTCTACGACGGCGTCAACTACACCTACCCGCGCGGCCGACTCTCCAGCTGCGGCTGGCAGGACCTCGGCACGTGGGGCTGGCGCAACCGGACGGAGTCCGTGCACTACAACATGAGCAGCGGCACCGTCGGCTTCCTCAACGAAGCCGGCAGCGTCGATACAGTGCTGTTCACCGCCGGCACCACGCGGCGCACCATCGCCGACGTCAACCCCTACCGCAACCAGGCCGACTACGTGAGCCGAACGAACTGCTGACCACCACCGCCAGCCACCCTCGGCCGGCGCCGTGACCGAACCGGCGGCACGCGACGGCCCCACATGAGGAGTGATCAGCGCCGCGACCGGGCCTGGGATGTGCTGCCCCGCTGGAGGGCCGCCAACCGCCTCGCCGGTACGCCGCCGGTAACAGCAACAGCGCACGCCACTTTCCGCGGTTCGCGCGGACGCCGGCATCCGGACGACGGGATCGGCATGGGCGTCGGGTTCCTGGAGTCACTGGACAAGGCCGAAAACCGGCCCGCGCGGTGGGTGAGAAGTAGTCTGCCCCGTGGGCCAGGGGTCTTCCGCCCACGCAATGGCACCCCTGGCCCGCCCCGAGCGATCCGGCCGACACGGCGGCTTGAGAACACGGTCTTTGCCTGGCACCGACATCCATTACGTCGGCGGGCGCGTACGAGTTGCCGCGCAGAACGGACCACCCGAGTTGTGCCGAGCCTTCCGCCTACCAGGAGACGTTCAGCGTGCGCACCGCGTATTCGGCCGCGACCAGCAGTGCCGAGCCCGCGACTGTGGTCAGGGCCGCGGTTCGTGAACGCCGCCCCGTGGTTATCCACGGGGCGGCGGTTTTCGCGTGCGGCTGGAGTTGTGAACCCTTCACCGGACATCTGGTGCGTCCGGAAGGCGACCGCCGCCGTGCCCGTCTCGACGGTAGCCCCGCACGGAGACCCACGTCCAGCGGCCGAGGCCCGATGCCCGCGATCGAGCCGGGGCGGGGCGCTGCCTCGTGCCCTAGTCAGCCAGGAGCAGGAGGCGAAGGAGGCCTCGAGTGGTCCAGGTGCAGATGAGGTCCTTGTCGGCCTGCTCGGATCCCTGGTCGACCCGCTATCAGTCCGCGGCGGCGTGCCTTGCCGACGGTGTCCCGCGGCTGTCGGTGCCTCGCTGACGGGCGCAACAGCCCGGCAGCGTCCTCACGGCCTGGCAGGTATCTCACGGCCCAGCGCGGCGACCGCTTGCGGGGCGAACCCGTTTGCCAGCAGTGAACTGACCCGTGCGTAGTCATCGAAGACCCCGAAATTTTCTTCCGTCGGCCACAGCGACTCATCGCTGATCGCGACGCCCAGGTAGGCGAGCCCAGTTCCGGGATCCCACGTTGGATCGATCGCTATCCCATCCGTGGTGACGCACCAGCCATGAGCCAGACAGCACACCGTGCCGGACACACTGAAAGCGGCGATGCCCTCGGCGTACAGCAATCCCCGTCGGCGAGCGACCGCAGCCGCATTGCTGTAGCAGAACTGATCCGGCATCTTGTCGATCCCATCAGGCAGCGGACCGGCGGTATGAAGGCGGCCGATATCGAGCAGCAGATGCTCCTTGGTCGCGTACCTCCAGCCCTGCGGCCCTCGGTGGTGGGCGTCCACGAATTCAATGTGCGCACGCGCAAAGGCCACGAGGGCGGCTTCGGCAGCGTCGGTGCCGGAGACCTCACTTCGTCGCACGATCATCCACGCGTTCCTTCCTTGCCGGCTCGCAACGAAGTATGAACGCCGTATTCCCGCCGCAGTACGCGGCCGCGCTACTGCCACGTCACCCTGTTGCCCCGAGCGATCTACGACAGGCCACGTAACCGTTGGATAGCGCTCACCCGGGCAGCAGATGCGGTTCACGAGAAGCCTGGCGTGCATATGAACCTGCCTCGGCAACGGCGACGGGTGCATCAGCGATCCGGCTCCGGAGCCGGGCACAACACGTGCGGCGCGGCAACCGGCGACAACCGGAGACAACTTCCCGAGCCGATCACGAACCGGCAAGGTCATTCCCGGGGGACGCCACCGCTGGTTGAGGGGGACGGCCCGCTGGCGAGAAGGGACAGCCAGCGGTGGCGCCCGCCGGAACTCCGCGACGCGCTCAGGCCGGCGCCTGACGCGCGACGACCTGACTAGCTCGCCCATCCACCCGCGCGCCAGGCCGGCCATCTTGCCAATGCGAGAGCTGCTGCCTGTCCCCACTGGCTGACCTGTCACCGAAGAGAGGAACGGCATGCCCGCACACCATCGACGTCGGGGCCGGCTATCACGCGGCCGCACCGCCGCTGTGACCACCGGTCTCATCGGCGCCACACTGCTGTACGGCCAGGCGGCCTTTGCCGCCGACACACAGACGGCCACCGTCACCGCAGCCCAGACCTTCATCCAGGCCAGCGAGGGCCAGTCGGCGACCGTCACCTTCGTCCTGGGCACCAGCGACAACAAGCCCCTTGCCGGCCCGGCCACACTGAGGTACCGGACGGGAACCGGCACCGCCACCGCCGGCACCGACTACACGGCCGTGACCGGCATGATCACCTTCGCTGCCGACAGCACCCCGGGCGCTCGCAAGACGATCCGCATCCCGGTACGCCGCGACCGCAGCGCCGAGACCGCCGAGACGATCCCCGTCGCGCTGAGCCCCACCACAGCCGGGGTCACCGTCGGTGCGGGCCCGACCGTGGTGATCAACGCCAACGGCCTGCCGTACCTCGACAGGAAGCTGAGCGTCAAGCGGCGGGTGGCTGACCTGCTGTCCCGGATGAGCCTGGACGACAAGATCGGCCAGATGACCCAGGCCGAACGTGCCGCCGTCACCGACGACACCACCAGGATCGCGTCGTGGCGGCTCGGTTCGGTGATCTCCGGCGGCGGATCCGTGCCGGCCTCGAACACCCCGGCCGCCTGGGTACAGATGGTCAACACGTTCCAGCAGGCGGCCCTGGCCACGCCGCTGCAGATTCCGATCATCTACGGCGTCGACGCCGTCCACGGCCACGGCAACGTCTACGGCGCCACCATCTTCCCGCAGAACATCGGCCTCGGCGCCAGCCGCGACCCGAAACTCGTCGAACGGGTCTATCACGCCACCGCCGCCGAGGTCCGCGCCACCGGGGTCCCGTGGGACTTCGCGCCCTGCGTGTGCGTGACCCGCGACGAACGCTGGGGCCGCTCCTACGAGTCCTTCGGCGAAGACCCGAAACTGGTCACCCAAATGACCACCGCGGTCACCGGACTGCAGGGCCGCAAGACCTCCCAGCTCAACGGCCCCGACCGGGTCCTCGCGACGATCAAGCACTACGCCGGCGACGGCAACACCAGCTACGGCACCGGCGACAGCGGCTCCCCGATCGACCGCGGCGTCACCACCATCAGCCGCCGTGACTTCGCCCGCACCATCCTCCCGCCGTACATCGCGGGTGTGCGTGCCGGCGCCGGCGCCGTGATGCCGTCGTTCTCCAGCATTGACTGGACCGATGACGGGGTCGGCAACCCGATCAAGATGCACACCAACAAGGAACTGCTCACCGGCACGCTGAAAGGCACGCTCGGCTTCGACGGATTCGTGATCACCGACTGGGAAGGCATCCACCAGATCCCGGACCCGGCCGCTACCGCCGACACGCCGCTGCCAACCGCCGCGCAGGTGCGCACGGCGGTCAACGCCGGCAGCGACATGTTCATGGAGCCGAACACCGCCGAGCGATTCGAGACCCTACTCAAGGCCGAGGTCAACGCTGGGCGGGTCAGCATGACCCGGATCAACGACGCCGTGTCCAGGATCCTGACCAGCAAGTTCAAGCTGGGCCTGTTCGACAAGCCGTTCGCCACCACCGACCGCGTCGACCAGGTGGGCAGCACCGCGCACCGGGCCCTGGCCCGCGAGGCCGTCGCCGCATCGCAGGTGCTGCTGAAGAACACCGGCAACCTGCTGCCGCTGCGCTCGGACGCGCGAATCTACGTGGCCGGCCGCAACGCCGACAACATCGGCAACCAGGCCGGCGGCTGGACCCTCGACTGGCAGGGCCGCTCCGGCGACACCATCCCCGGCACCACCATCCTCGACGGTATCCGCCGGGATGCCCCGCGAGCCCAGGTCACCTACAGCCCGGACGCGTCCGCACCCATCGGTCGCGCCGACGTCGGCATCGTGGTGGTGGGGGAGACCCCGTACGCCGAAGGCTACGGCGACGTCGGCGGCCCGGCCTGGCCGTGGGGCACCGAGGCACAGAAGGAAACCAAATCGCTCACCCTGCAACCAGTCGACAAAGCCGCCATCGACAAGGTCTGCGACGCGGTCACCAGGTGTGTGGTCCTGGTCGTCTCCGGCCGCCCGCAGATCATCACCGACCAACTCGGCAAGATCGACGCCCTGGTCGCCTCCTGGCTACCCGGCAGCGAAGGCACCGGCGTCGCCGACACCCTGTTCGGCCGTCGGCCGTTCACCGGCAAGCTCCCGGTGACCTGGCCGGCCACCACCCAGCAGGTCCCCATCAACGTCGGCGACCGCCACTACCAGCCGCTCTACCCCTACGGCTGGGGCCTGCGAACCACCACGACCCGCCACCGCTGATCGCATCCGCTCCCACCGCCGCTGAACACCGTCCGCTGCCTCGATAGACCCGCCGCAGAAGCCGGCTCTGCGGCGGAACCGGAAGCCGTTCACCGCGGTACACCACCCGGCCACGACGCTCGGGTGCCGGGAGCGCTCAGTTGACCCGACCGGAGGAACGCATGTGTGGCATCACCGGGTACGTGGACTGGCACCTTCACGATCCAGGCGCAGCCGATCACCGTGACCAGATCAGCGCGATGGTCGCCACCTTGATCCCGCGCGGCCCCGACGGCCACGGGATCTCGGTGCACCGGCACGCTGCACTCGGGCACACCAGGCTGGCCATCATCGACCTCGCCGGCGGCCAGCAACCGATGACCACCCGAGGGGCAGGCGGGCTTCAGGTGGCCCTGACCTACAGCGGCGAAATCTACAACCACCGGAGCCTGCGACGAGAACTCGAAGGCCGGGGACACCACTTCACCACCCGGTCCGACACCGAAGTGCTGCTCCGGGCATACGTGGAGTGGGGTGCCGCCTGCGTCGACCGGCTGCGCGGCATCTTCGCCTTCGCGATCTGGGACGAGGGCACTCAGGAACTCCTGCTGGTCCGCGACCGGATGGGCGTCAAGCCGCTGTACTACGCCGAACTCACCGCGGGAATCGCGTTCGGCTCCGAGATCGAGGCGCTCCTGCGGCATCCCGGAGTTTTCCCCGAGGTCGACGACCAGGGGGTGGCGGAGCTGTTCTGCATGGTGCCCAACT
This window of the Actinoplanes oblitus genome carries:
- a CDS encoding peptidase inhibitor family I36 protein, which translates into the protein MNRFSLRYLQTAALITTCVLAATLSAQPAAAYPADTTRAAMAAYLHEHPGGTPISDRDIAYGGGTFIVTVTRAQAGHALAAADCPSGWFCFYDGVNYTYPRGRLSSCGWQDLGTWGWRNRTESVHYNMSSGTVGFLNEAGSVDTVLFTAGTTRRTIADVNPYRNQADYVSRTNC
- a CDS encoding glycoside hydrolase family 3 protein — its product is MTTGLIGATLLYGQAAFAADTQTATVTAAQTFIQASEGQSATVTFVLGTSDNKPLAGPATLRYRTGTGTATAGTDYTAVTGMITFAADSTPGARKTIRIPVRRDRSAETAETIPVALSPTTAGVTVGAGPTVVINANGLPYLDRKLSVKRRVADLLSRMSLDDKIGQMTQAERAAVTDDTTRIASWRLGSVISGGGSVPASNTPAAWVQMVNTFQQAALATPLQIPIIYGVDAVHGHGNVYGATIFPQNIGLGASRDPKLVERVYHATAAEVRATGVPWDFAPCVCVTRDERWGRSYESFGEDPKLVTQMTTAVTGLQGRKTSQLNGPDRVLATIKHYAGDGNTSYGTGDSGSPIDRGVTTISRRDFARTILPPYIAGVRAGAGAVMPSFSSIDWTDDGVGNPIKMHTNKELLTGTLKGTLGFDGFVITDWEGIHQIPDPAATADTPLPTAAQVRTAVNAGSDMFMEPNTAERFETLLKAEVNAGRVSMTRINDAVSRILTSKFKLGLFDKPFATTDRVDQVGSTAHRALAREAVAASQVLLKNTGNLLPLRSDARIYVAGRNADNIGNQAGGWTLDWQGRSGDTIPGTTILDGIRRDAPRAQVTYSPDASAPIGRADVGIVVVGETPYAEGYGDVGGPAWPWGTEAQKETKSLTLQPVDKAAIDKVCDAVTRCVVLVVSGRPQIITDQLGKIDALVASWLPGSEGTGVADTLFGRRPFTGKLPVTWPATTQQVPINVGDRHYQPLYPYGWGLRTTTTRHR